A portion of the Algisphaera agarilytica genome contains these proteins:
- a CDS encoding Trm112 family protein, whose product MTENNPSEHPAEPAAPEAVPDSLLDLLVCPLTRSPLRKEGDWLVATSPIDTGLRYPIRNGIPVLLADEATLPDGVASLEEFKTRYADAIPG is encoded by the coding sequence ATGACTGAAAATAATCCCTCGGAACACCCCGCTGAACCCGCCGCGCCCGAGGCGGTGCCGGACAGCCTCCTGGACCTGCTGGTCTGTCCCTTGACCCGTTCGCCGCTCCGTAAAGAGGGCGACTGGCTGGTGGCGACCAGCCCGATCGATACGGGGCTGCGTTACCCGATCCGCAACGGCATCCCGGTGCTGCTGGCCGACGAAGCGACCCTGCCCGACGGCGTTGCGAGTTTGGAAGAGTTCAAGACGCGGTACGCCGACGCGATCCCCGGCTGA
- a CDS encoding PHP domain-containing protein — protein MTTSIDQFCDLHMHSTASDGTDAPEALPRLCKAAGLSGFALTDHDTTAGVAACAAAAKKLKITFVPGIELSANPDLDETGQPVGSLHLLGHHIDPDHEHLAEISKRLGRARAERNPMIIEKLNGLGVSITYDEVIELAEAGASQEGAAASAPAIVGRPHIGQVLVNKGYVKSIHEAFARYIGSNGAAYARRDLLSAAEAIEAIHAAGGLVTLAHPVHLEAADAEELEHTVARLVDLGLDGIETRHSDHTPGDVKRFERLAERFRLLTTGGSDYHGSRKSIALGSQKVPMAVCDRLTQAVRG, from the coding sequence ATGACGACAAGCATCGATCAGTTCTGCGACCTGCACATGCACTCGACCGCCTCGGATGGCACCGATGCGCCCGAGGCGTTGCCGCGTCTGTGCAAAGCCGCGGGGCTGTCGGGATTTGCATTGACCGACCACGACACCACCGCGGGCGTCGCCGCCTGTGCCGCGGCGGCGAAGAAACTCAAGATCACCTTCGTCCCCGGCATCGAGCTGTCGGCCAACCCCGATCTCGATGAGACCGGGCAGCCCGTCGGCTCGCTTCACCTTCTGGGCCACCACATCGACCCGGACCACGAACACCTCGCGGAGATCAGCAAACGCCTCGGGCGGGCGCGGGCCGAGCGCAACCCGATGATCATCGAGAAGCTCAACGGCCTGGGCGTGAGTATCACCTACGACGAGGTGATCGAGTTGGCCGAGGCGGGTGCGTCGCAGGAGGGCGCTGCGGCGTCGGCCCCGGCGATCGTCGGCCGACCGCATATCGGGCAGGTGCTAGTCAACAAGGGCTACGTGAAATCGATCCACGAGGCGTTTGCCCGCTACATCGGCAGCAACGGCGCGGCCTACGCCCGGAGGGACCTGCTCAGTGCGGCGGAAGCGATCGAGGCGATCCACGCCGCGGGCGGGCTGGTGACCCTGGCCCACCCCGTGCACTTGGAAGCAGCGGATGCGGAAGAGCTAGAACACACGGTGGCGCGTTTGGTGGACCTGGGGCTTGATGGGATCGAGACCCGGCACAGCGACCACACGCCCGGGGATGTGAAACGCTTCGAGCGGTTGGCCGAGCGTTTTCGGTTGCTGACCACGGGCGGCAGCGACTACCACGGCTCGAGGAAGTCGATCGCGCTGGGCAGCCAGAAGGTGCCGATGGCGGTTTGCGATCGCCTGACGCAGGCTGTGCGGGGATAA
- a CDS encoding cytidylate kinase-like family protein, translated as MVDRLGPIMSYLRKQTDTPRRPTPCGGHDTELPFFTVSRQAGAGGEPLAHRLAERLNLFDLSDRPWSTFDRELVERVASDHNLSAELIDTIGMGGRNWLEDMFETMTTRPLMRPGELELYRSVAETVMALAEAGRVVLVGQGAAFITQQRTGGIHVRLVAPLSHRIETTAWARQLTRREALEYIRRTERRREAFFRRFWPDQSLTAESFTVTFNTAHSTTDQQVDALIAMLPQYAPQRILDTVELHESR; from the coding sequence ATGGTGGATCGACTCGGGCCGATTATGTCGTATTTGCGTAAGCAGACGGATACTCCGCGGCGTCCGACGCCCTGTGGCGGGCACGACACGGAGCTCCCGTTTTTCACGGTCAGCCGGCAGGCGGGCGCGGGCGGTGAGCCGTTGGCTCATCGCTTGGCGGAACGTCTGAACCTGTTTGATCTCAGTGATCGGCCGTGGTCGACGTTTGACCGCGAGTTGGTCGAGCGGGTCGCGTCTGACCACAACCTGTCTGCGGAACTGATCGACACGATCGGCATGGGCGGACGCAACTGGTTGGAGGACATGTTCGAGACCATGACCACCCGGCCGTTGATGCGGCCCGGCGAGCTGGAGCTGTACCGCTCGGTGGCCGAGACGGTGATGGCGCTCGCCGAAGCGGGGCGGGTGGTGTTGGTCGGTCAGGGCGCTGCGTTCATCACCCAGCAGCGCACCGGCGGGATCCACGTGCGTCTGGTCGCGCCGCTGTCGCACCGCATCGAGACGACCGCGTGGGCGCGTCAGCTCACGCGTCGTGAAGCGCTGGAATACATCCGCCGGACCGAGCGTCGGCGGGAAGCGTTCTTCCGCCGGTTCTGGCCGGACCAGAGCCTGACCGCCGAATCGTTCACGGTGACCTTCAACACGGCTCACAGCACGACCGATCAGCAGGTCGACGCACTGATTGCGATGTTGCCGCAGTACGCGCCGCAGCGCATCCTCGACACGGTGGAACTGCACGAGTCGCGGTAA
- a CDS encoding BamA/OMP85 family outer membrane protein, whose protein sequence is MVLVASPAFAQGLEFDGRPIRSITLDGLEQIESRFVENQLRSQVGQPYNKFTVEQDVVRITNLGFFSLVTARAESLDDGGINLIFDLDELPILTSVEIRGARALAVTELLPLVQLRAGDAIDPFIIDRAKRAILAAYETEGYFVTDVSIDQDALDNDRRLIFIVREGPRIRIRQIRFEGNQILSNDELRKQISASTWFPVFGEKHVVNREELKLDAARLRDYYQQRGYLEAEVDRQITVSDNQRDAIVTFLVTEGPRWTVGEVRVEGHRGQPLLFSAEQIVRHMELQPGEIYSSQQLERSATNITNLYGKLGYLNTRLVRRNTNDARASGIDRQFNPETNTVDLLVTIDEGTPSTVGKVTVRGNTLTRTKVILRELRGITPGRPFDRQGLNDTRRRLNETPLFSNAVVTVLGDPTDDQRDVLVEVNERNTGSISFGATISSDDGLLGAIDITQRNFDITDVPESLDDFLANRAFRGGGQTFNLTLQPGSDNSRYSIGLSDPFFYDTNYFFDTEAFFSDSDRDRDFDERRSGGRIGLGKRFGDIWSASVRLRAENVRITDIEDEGALDVFAVEGTNLVTGASLRIRRSTTDSALTPSVGSRTTLTVEQVGALGGDFNFTKANVSYDKFWTVAQDFLDRKSVLRFRIDGGYIFDEGEAPLFERFYAGGHSTFRGFENRGMGPRGIRADTLTLGEDAVGGEFLLLTGLQYEFPIADQYLRGVVFTDQGTLTSDNDINLDQWRVSVGAGIRLNVAFLSQAPFAIDFAIPLVSEDFDEERSVSFAIDIPFQ, encoded by the coding sequence ATGGTGCTGGTCGCTTCCCCCGCATTCGCGCAGGGCCTGGAATTCGACGGCCGGCCCATCCGCAGCATCACGCTGGATGGTCTGGAGCAGATCGAGTCACGCTTCGTCGAGAACCAGCTCCGCTCGCAGGTGGGCCAGCCCTACAACAAGTTCACGGTCGAGCAGGACGTGGTGCGCATCACCAACCTGGGCTTCTTCAGCCTCGTGACCGCTCGGGCCGAGTCCCTGGACGACGGCGGCATCAACCTGATCTTCGACCTCGACGAGCTGCCCATCCTCACCAGCGTCGAAATCCGCGGCGCGCGAGCGCTGGCAGTCACCGAACTGCTCCCGCTGGTCCAGCTCCGTGCGGGGGACGCGATCGACCCGTTCATCATCGACCGGGCCAAGCGTGCGATCCTCGCGGCGTATGAGACGGAAGGCTACTTCGTCACCGACGTGTCGATCGACCAGGACGCGTTGGACAACGACCGCCGGCTGATCTTCATCGTGCGTGAAGGCCCACGCATCCGCATCCGGCAGATCCGGTTCGAGGGCAACCAGATCCTCAGCAACGACGAGCTGCGCAAGCAGATCAGCGCCAGCACCTGGTTCCCCGTGTTCGGCGAGAAGCACGTGGTCAACCGCGAAGAGCTCAAGCTCGACGCCGCCCGCCTCCGTGATTACTACCAACAGCGCGGCTACCTCGAGGCCGAGGTCGACCGGCAGATCACCGTGAGCGACAACCAGCGCGACGCGATCGTGACGTTCCTCGTGACCGAAGGCCCCCGCTGGACCGTCGGCGAGGTCCGCGTCGAGGGGCACCGCGGGCAACCGCTCCTGTTCTCCGCCGAGCAGATCGTCCGGCACATGGAGCTGCAGCCCGGCGAGATCTACTCCAGCCAGCAGCTCGAACGCTCGGCCACGAACATCACCAACCTCTACGGCAAGCTCGGCTACCTCAACACCCGCCTGGTCCGCCGCAACACCAACGACGCCCGCGCCTCGGGCATCGACCGCCAATTCAACCCCGAAACCAACACCGTCGACCTGCTGGTCACCATCGACGAGGGCACGCCCAGCACCGTGGGCAAGGTCACCGTGCGGGGCAACACCCTGACCCGCACCAAGGTGATCCTCCGCGAGCTCCGCGGCATCACACCCGGCCGGCCCTTCGACCGCCAAGGCCTCAACGACACCCGACGCCGATTGAATGAAACCCCGCTGTTCAGCAACGCCGTGGTCACCGTGCTGGGCGACCCCACCGACGACCAACGCGACGTCCTGGTCGAAGTCAACGAACGCAACACCGGCTCGATCTCCTTCGGCGCCACCATCAGCTCCGACGACGGCCTGCTGGGCGCGATCGACATCACCCAACGCAACTTCGACATCACCGACGTGCCCGAGTCGCTCGACGACTTCCTGGCCAACCGCGCCTTCCGCGGCGGCGGCCAGACGTTCAACCTCACGCTCCAGCCCGGCAGCGACAACAGCCGGTACTCCATCGGCCTCAGCGACCCGTTCTTCTACGACACCAACTACTTCTTCGACACCGAGGCCTTCTTCTCCGACAGCGACCGCGACCGCGACTTCGACGAGCGACGCAGCGGCGGCCGGATCGGCCTGGGCAAACGCTTCGGCGACATCTGGTCCGCCTCCGTCCGCCTCCGGGCCGAGAACGTCCGCATCACCGACATCGAAGACGAAGGCGCTCTGGATGTGTTCGCGGTCGAGGGCACCAACCTCGTCACCGGCGCCAGCCTCCGCATCCGCCGCAGCACCACCGACAGCGCCCTGACCCCCTCGGTCGGCAGCCGCACCACGCTGACCGTGGAACAAGTCGGTGCCCTGGGGGGCGACTTCAACTTCACCAAGGCCAACGTGTCCTACGACAAGTTCTGGACCGTCGCCCAGGACTTTCTGGACCGCAAGAGCGTGCTGCGGTTCCGCATCGACGGCGGGTACATCTTCGACGAAGGCGAAGCCCCGCTGTTCGAACGTTTCTACGCCGGCGGCCACTCGACCTTCCGCGGCTTCGAGAACCGGGGCATGGGCCCACGCGGCATCCGGGCCGACACCCTGACCCTCGGCGAAGACGCGGTCGGCGGCGAGTTCCTCCTGCTCACCGGACTGCAGTACGAATTCCCCATCGCCGACCAATACCTCCGCGGCGTGGTCTTCACCGACCAGGGCACCCTGACCTCGGACAACGACATCAACCTCGACCAGTGGCGGGTCAGCGTCGGCGCGGGCATCCGCCTCAACGTCGCCTTCCTCAGCCAGGCCCCGTTCGCCATCGACTTCGCCATCCCGCTCGTGTCCGAAGACTTCGACGAAGAACGCAGCGTCAGCTTCGCGATCGATATCCCGTTCCAGTAA
- a CDS encoding thiamine pyrophosphate-dependent enzyme — protein MSTATKDQASAEKASGNAPTSNGASVTSSQDPVADLSNEQLLKMLSDMMLIRRFEERTMQAYQQAKIGGFCHIYIGQEATAVGSIGATNNDDPIVTAYRDHGHALARGMHPNACMAEMYGKVTGCAKGKGGSMHMFDKPNAMYGGHAIVGGQNPLGAGLGWAIQYNAESKVALCYMGDGALNQGATHEAMNLASIYNLPLIFVLENNGYSMGTDIARGTAMAHDQKSRAEAYGLRYFECDGQDVLDTYRTFKAAVDGARNARPINYNEETGKRESIPTYDRDGRTPGPAYVNVKTYRYQGHSMSDPQKYRTKDEVADFKEVDCINRLVNWMIEHDKATQEEITALDKAAQQASKDAIKFAEESPDMPIEELYTDVYVNVFGPYKKGEAHPDFR, from the coding sequence ATGAGCACCGCCACGAAGGACCAAGCCTCGGCCGAAAAAGCCTCGGGCAACGCCCCTACCTCCAACGGAGCCTCCGTGACTTCATCCCAAGACCCCGTCGCCGACCTGTCCAATGAGCAGCTCCTGAAGATGCTCAGCGACATGATGCTCATCCGCCGCTTCGAAGAGCGCACCATGCAGGCCTACCAGCAGGCCAAGATCGGCGGCTTCTGCCACATCTACATCGGTCAGGAAGCCACCGCCGTCGGCTCGATCGGCGCCACCAACAACGACGACCCCATCGTCACCGCCTACCGCGACCACGGCCACGCCCTGGCCCGCGGCATGCACCCCAACGCCTGCATGGCGGAGATGTACGGCAAGGTCACCGGCTGTGCCAAGGGCAAGGGCGGCTCGATGCACATGTTCGACAAGCCCAACGCCATGTACGGCGGCCACGCCATCGTCGGCGGCCAGAACCCCCTCGGTGCCGGCCTCGGCTGGGCGATCCAATACAACGCCGAATCCAAGGTCGCCCTCTGCTACATGGGTGACGGGGCCCTGAACCAGGGCGCGACCCACGAGGCGATGAACCTCGCGTCGATCTACAACCTGCCGCTGATCTTCGTCCTCGAAAACAACGGCTACTCCATGGGCACCGACATCGCCCGCGGCACCGCCATGGCCCACGATCAGAAGTCCCGGGCCGAGGCCTACGGCCTGCGTTACTTCGAGTGCGACGGCCAAGACGTCCTCGACACCTACCGCACGTTCAAGGCCGCCGTCGACGGCGCCCGCAACGCCCGGCCGATCAACTACAACGAAGAGACCGGTAAACGCGAATCGATCCCGACCTACGACCGCGACGGCCGCACGCCCGGCCCCGCCTACGTCAACGTCAAGACGTACCGCTACCAAGGCCACTCGATGTCCGACCCGCAGAAATACCGCACCAAAGACGAGGTCGCGGACTTCAAGGAAGTCGACTGCATCAACCGCCTGGTCAACTGGATGATCGAGCACGACAAGGCCACGCAGGAAGAAATCACCGCGCTCGATAAGGCCGCCCAGCAAGCGAGCAAAGACGCGATCAAGTTCGCCGAGGAATCGCCGGACATGCCGATCGAAGAGCTGTACACGGATGTGTACGTGAACGTGTTTGGGCCGTACAAGAAGGGCGAAGCTCACCCTGACTTCCGATGA
- a CDS encoding alpha-ketoacid dehydrogenase subunit beta, protein MVAADRKIQYREALREAMQEEMRLDDRIFLMGEEVAEYNGAYKVSEGMLDEFGPRRIVDSPISETGFAGLGIGAAMYGLRPIIEFMSWSFCLVSADQIINNAPKMLYMSGGQFGCPIVFRGNNGAGGQLGSTHSWSVESMFSSVPGLKLAVPATPRDAKGLLKAGIQDEDPFFNLESERMLGMGARGDKDFSRYLHGGLWAPPENDDNFVIPLGQAEVMKEGADCTVVSAGRPVHFALEAAEALEKEGIDLEVINLRTYRPLDIDTVAKSVRKTNYCVVVDQSWPFASVGSEVAAQVYETCFDDLDNTVARVFNDDVPAPYNRAMEQEMLPNARKIAEAVRQTTYNA, encoded by the coding sequence ATGGTTGCAGCCGACCGAAAGATTCAATACCGCGAAGCCCTGCGTGAAGCGATGCAGGAAGAGATGCGTCTGGACGACCGCATCTTCCTGATGGGCGAAGAGGTCGCCGAGTACAACGGGGCCTACAAAGTCTCCGAAGGCATGCTCGACGAGTTCGGCCCCCGCCGGATCGTGGACTCGCCCATCTCCGAGACCGGCTTCGCGGGCTTGGGCATCGGTGCGGCGATGTACGGCCTCCGCCCGATCATCGAGTTCATGTCCTGGTCGTTCTGCCTCGTCAGTGCCGACCAGATCATCAACAACGCTCCGAAAATGCTGTACATGTCCGGCGGCCAGTTCGGCTGCCCGATCGTCTTCCGCGGCAACAACGGCGCGGGCGGACAGCTCGGCTCGACCCACTCCTGGTCGGTCGAATCGATGTTCTCCAGCGTGCCCGGCCTCAAGCTTGCCGTGCCCGCCACCCCGCGTGACGCCAAGGGCCTCTTGAAGGCCGGCATCCAGGACGAAGACCCGTTCTTCAACCTCGAATCCGAGCGGATGCTCGGCATGGGTGCCCGCGGCGACAAGGACTTCTCCCGCTACCTCCACGGCGGCCTCTGGGCCCCCCCAGAAAACGACGACAACTTCGTCATCCCGCTCGGCCAAGCCGAGGTGATGAAAGAAGGCGCCGACTGCACCGTCGTGTCCGCTGGCCGCCCGGTCCACTTCGCGCTGGAGGCCGCCGAGGCCCTCGAGAAGGAAGGCATCGACCTCGAGGTGATCAATCTCCGCACCTACCGCCCGCTGGACATCGACACGGTGGCCAAGTCGGTCCGCAAGACCAACTACTGCGTCGTGGTCGATCAGAGCTGGCCGTTCGCGTCGGTCGGCAGCGAAGTCGCCGCTCAGGTCTACGAGACCTGCTTCGACGACCTGGACAACACCGTGGCCCGCGTGTTCAACGACGACGTGCCGGCCCCGTACAACCGGGCGATGGAGCAGGAGATGCTGCCCAACGCCCGCAAGATCGCCGAGGCGGTCCGTCAGACGACCTACAACGCCTGA